Proteins from a single region of Ananas comosus cultivar F153 linkage group 3, ASM154086v1, whole genome shotgun sequence:
- the LOC109707278 gene encoding probable transcription factor KAN2 isoform X1 — translation MELFQAQPDLSLQISPPASKTNEPVELGFWRRALDTNYTNPPSAAPHAVDKLFDLSLANQSSFPTTTTTTTFPHHHSHSHSHHRPFLYEGYHQNQEYISNCMRPIRGIPVYQASPSFHLLQSQLQAQAQQPRSPRFLSRLPAKKSARAPRMRWTTSLHARFVHAVELLGGHERATPKSVLELMDVKDLTLAHVKSHLQMYRTIKTTDKPVTASGQAENLEISDENNLRESNKYRGSESSILHGKSVGNDGKNLRGLWINSSSRGVWFSDKQRDSTPGSINSFEEMQSKCFEAESNLNSSFLSSVSALTPNLEFTLGRPH, via the exons ATGGAGCTTTTTCAAGCTCAACCAGACCTATCCCTCCAAATCAGTCCACCAGCCAGCAAGACTAATGAGCCCgtagaattagggttttggaggagaGCTTTAGACACCAACTACACCAACcccccctccgccgccccgcaCGCCGTCGACAAACTCTTCGATCTCTCCCTAGCAAACCAATCCTCCTTccctaccaccaccaccaccaccacctttCCTCACCACCACAGCCACAGCCACAGCCACCACCGTCCTTTCCTATATGAAGGGTATCATCAAAACCAAGAGTACATTAGCAATTGCATGAGGCCCATAAGAGGAATCCCAGTGTATCAAGCCTCTCCCTCTTTCCATCTCCTCCAAAGCCAGCTTCAGGCGCAAGCACAGCAGCCGAGGTCCCCGAGATTCCTGTCGCGGCTCCCCGCGAAGAAAAGCGCGAGAGCGCCGAGGATGCGGTGGACGACATCGCTCCACGCCCGCTTCGTTCATGCCGTAGAGCTCTTGGGAGGCCATGAAA ggGCTACACCCAAGTCAGTTCTTGAGCTTATGGATGTGAAAGATCTAACTTTGGCCCATGTCAAGTCTCACTTGCAG ATGTATAGGACCATAAAGACCACTGATAAGCCAGTAACCGCTTCTG GGCAAGCCGAAAACCTAGAGATTTCTGATGAAAATAACTTGCGTGAGAGTAACAAATACCGTGGATCGGAATCTTCAATTCTGCACGGAAAGTCAGTAGGAAATGATGGCAAGAATTTACGTGGTTTATGGATTAATTCTTCAAG CAGGGGGGTCTGGTTCAGTGACAAACAAAGGGATTCCACCCCTGGAAGCATAAACTCTTTTGAG GAAATGCAATCAAAATGCTTTGAAGCTGAATCCAATTTGAACTCATCATTCCTTTCAAGTGTTAGTGCACTGACACCCAACCTTGAATTCACATTGGGAAGGCCACATTGA
- the LOC109707278 gene encoding probable transcription factor KAN2 isoform X2, which produces MELFQAQPDLSLQISPPASKTNEPVELGFWRRALDTNYTNPPSAAPHAVDKLFDLSLANQSSFPTTTTTTTFPHHHSHSHSHHRPFLYEGYHQNQEYISNCMRPIRGIPVYQASPSFHLLQSQLQAQAQQPRSPRFLSRLPAKKSARAPRMRWTTSLHARFVHAVELLGGHERATPKSVLELMDVKDLTLAHVKSHLQMYRTIKTTDKPVTASGQAENLEISDENNLRESNKYRGSESSILHGKSVGNDGKNLRGLWINSSRGVWFSDKQRDSTPGSINSFEEMQSKCFEAESNLNSSFLSSVSALTPNLEFTLGRPH; this is translated from the exons ATGGAGCTTTTTCAAGCTCAACCAGACCTATCCCTCCAAATCAGTCCACCAGCCAGCAAGACTAATGAGCCCgtagaattagggttttggaggagaGCTTTAGACACCAACTACACCAACcccccctccgccgccccgcaCGCCGTCGACAAACTCTTCGATCTCTCCCTAGCAAACCAATCCTCCTTccctaccaccaccaccaccaccacctttCCTCACCACCACAGCCACAGCCACAGCCACCACCGTCCTTTCCTATATGAAGGGTATCATCAAAACCAAGAGTACATTAGCAATTGCATGAGGCCCATAAGAGGAATCCCAGTGTATCAAGCCTCTCCCTCTTTCCATCTCCTCCAAAGCCAGCTTCAGGCGCAAGCACAGCAGCCGAGGTCCCCGAGATTCCTGTCGCGGCTCCCCGCGAAGAAAAGCGCGAGAGCGCCGAGGATGCGGTGGACGACATCGCTCCACGCCCGCTTCGTTCATGCCGTAGAGCTCTTGGGAGGCCATGAAA ggGCTACACCCAAGTCAGTTCTTGAGCTTATGGATGTGAAAGATCTAACTTTGGCCCATGTCAAGTCTCACTTGCAG ATGTATAGGACCATAAAGACCACTGATAAGCCAGTAACCGCTTCTG GGCAAGCCGAAAACCTAGAGATTTCTGATGAAAATAACTTGCGTGAGAGTAACAAATACCGTGGATCGGAATCTTCAATTCTGCACGGAAAGTCAGTAGGAAATGATGGCAAGAATTTACGTGGTTTATGGATTAATTCTTCAAG GGGGGTCTGGTTCAGTGACAAACAAAGGGATTCCACCCCTGGAAGCATAAACTCTTTTGAG GAAATGCAATCAAAATGCTTTGAAGCTGAATCCAATTTGAACTCATCATTCCTTTCAAGTGTTAGTGCACTGACACCCAACCTTGAATTCACATTGGGAAGGCCACATTGA
- the LOC109707889 gene encoding probable inactive shikimate kinase like 2, chloroplastic: MAASLLSALSFSLQNPRETLKVPRPQIPLLGSPLLLRARKALTLPSLLPSRHLSSSERLRSVPNARVSSTPTATRNYEFADGVAEVELRLDIGALGVQSSRDVFVDVDETSLLIRVKVAGTLITLMETDRLFERIKSSETIWYIDEDQLVLNLKKYDADLKWPDIKESWESLSVGIPQLLKGTSVYIIGDSTEINEAVAKELANGIGYVPLYTSELLERYAQQSVDSWVASEGADSVAAAESAVLESLSSHVRTVVATLGGQHGAASRPDRWRHLHAGFTVWLSRSEAIDEASAKEEAQRHIEDGSLAYTKADIVVKLGGWDIGYARDVAQGCLSALKQLTLSDKQLAGKKSLYIRLGCRGDWPNIKPPGWDPSSG, encoded by the exons ATGGCGGCGTCTCTCCTCTCCGcgctctccttctccctccaaaaccctagagaAACCCTAAAAGTCCCTCGCCCTCAGATCCCTCTTCTCGGCTCCCCTCTCCTTCTTAGAGCTAGAAAGGCTCTTACCCTTCCTTCTCTTCTACCCTCTCGACATCTATCCTCCTCGGAGAGGCTTCGATCGGTTCCCAACGCACGTGTCTCTTCCACTCCTACCGCAACTAGAAACTACGAG TTTGCTGATGGTGTTGCAGAGGTAGAATTGAGGTTAGATATTGGGGCATTAGGTGTGCAAAGTTCGAGAGATGTTTTTGTGGATGTAGATGAGACTTCATTATTGATTAGAGTTAAAGTTGCCGGAACCCTCATAACTCTTATGGAAACAGATCGTCTGTTTGAGAGGATAAAATCTTCAGAAACAATATG GTACATAGATGAGGATCAATTGGTACTTAATCTGAAGAAGTATGACGCAGATTTGAAATGGCCTGATATCAAGGAATCTTGGGAGTCGCTTTCTGTAGGAATACCTCAATTATTAAAAGGAACTTCTGTTTATATTATTGGTGATTCCACAGAGATTAATGAGGCAGTGGCTAAAGAACTTGCTAACGGCATTGG ATATGTTCCACTTTATACAAGTGAACTGCTGGAAAGATATGCTCAACAATCAGTCGATTCAT GGGTGGCTTCGGAAGGAGCTGATAGTGTTGCTGCGGCAGAAAGTGCTGTATTAGAAAGTCTTAGCAG TCATGTTCGTACTGTCGTTGCTACGCTTGGGGGGCAGCATGGAGCTGCAAGTAGACCTGACAGGTGGCGACATCTTCATGCTGGCTTCACTGTATGGTTGTCCAGATCTGAAGCTATAG ATGAAGCATCTGCAAAGGAAGAGGCTCAAAGGCATATAGAAGATGGAAGTTTAGCTTATACAAAGGCAGACATAGTCGTGAAGCTCGGGGGATGGGATATAGGCTATGCTCGAGATGTGGCTCAGGGGTGTCTAAGTGCTTTGAAACAACTAACCCTATCAGATAAGCAGCTTGCAG GAAAGAAGAGTCTTTACATTAGGTTAGGGTGCCGAGGAGATTGGCCTAACATCAAGCCTCCTGGTTGGGACCCGTCAAGCGGGTAG
- the LOC109707890 gene encoding senescence-specific cysteine protease SAG39-like translates to MAFSQSEVVVFFRLALLAFLLADSAPRATARSPADMLMRERHGRWMTRHGRTYTDAAEKERRFATFKANVEFIEMFNAGGHKYWLGANQFADLTNEEFRAMIDGLRSSDSRAVGSKSNGFRYEHVTAVPASLDWRTKGAVTPVKDQGSCGCCWAFSAVAAVEGITKIRTGKLISLSEQELVDCDTEGEDQGCDGGYMDDAFEFIVKNGGLTTEANYPYQGTNGTCDAKMAARSRAAATITGYEDVPVNSEAALLKAVTQQPVSVAVDGGSIGFQLYAGGVLTGGCGTELDHAVLAIGYGTDGGDGTKYWLIKNSWGEMWGEKGYMRMERDVEAKEGLCGIAMMASYPNA, encoded by the exons ATGGCTTTCTCGCAATCCGAAGTTGTAGTTTTCTTCCGTCTAGCGTTGCTCGCTTTCCTGCTCGCCGACTCGGCACCTCGCGCCACGGCGCGCTCGCCGGCCGACATGCTGATGCGCGAGAGGCACGGTCGGTGGATGACGCGGCATGGGCGAACGTACACGGACGCCGCTGAGAAAGAACGGCGGTTTGCGACTTTCAAGGCGAATGTCGAGTTTATCGAGATGTTCAATGCGGGAGGCCATAAGTACTGGCTAGGAGCAAACCAGTTCGCCGACCTCACGAACGAGGAGTTCAGGGCCATGATCGACGGACTCCGGTCGTCGGATTCTCGCGCGGTGGGATCGAAAAGCAACGGCTTCAGGTACGAACATGTTACTGCGGTGCCTGCATCTCTGGATTGGAGAACGAAGGGCGCAGTCACCCCAGTAAAAGACCAAGGCAGTTGTG GATGTTGCTGGGCATTCTCTGCAGTAGCTGCAGTGGAAGGGATCACCAAGATTAGAACCGGCAAGCTGATCTCATTATCAGAGCAAGAGCTTGTGGATTGCGATACGGAAGGCGAGGATCAAGGCTGCGACGGCGGCTACATGGACGACGCCTTCGAGTTCATCGTAAAGAACGGCGGCCTCACGACGGAAGCCAACTACCCCTACCAAGGAACCAACGGCACGTGCGACGCGAAAATGGCGGCGCGTTCGCGTGCGGCTGCCACCATCACAGGATACGAAGACGTGCCGGTGAACAGTGAGGCGGCGCTTCTGAAGGCAGTAACGCAGCAGCCGGTGTCGGTGGCGGTCGACGGCGGCAGCATCGGCTTCCAGTTGTATGCCGGCGGGGTGCTGACGGGGGGTTGCGGAACGGAGCTAGATCATGCGGTCTTGGCGATCGGATACGGCACCGACGGTGGCGACGGAACGAAGTATTGGCTCATAAAGAACTCATGGGGCGAAATGTGGGGGGAGAAAGGATATATGAGGATGGAGAGGGACGTCGAGGCCAAGGAAGGGCTTTGCGGCATCGCAATGATGGCTTCGTACCCGAATGCTTAA
- the LOC109707680 gene encoding 6-phosphogluconate dehydrogenase, decarboxylating 1, whose amino-acid sequence MALTRIGLAGLAVMGQNLALNIAEKGFPISVYNRTTSKVDETVERAKLEGNLPVYGFHDPASFVNSIQKPRVIIMLVKAGAPVDQTIATLSAHMEKGDCIIDGGNEWYENTERREKAMAKLGLLYLGMGVSGGEEGARHGPSLMPGGSYDAYKNIEDILLKVAAQVPDSGPCVTYIGKGGSGNFVKMIHNGIEYGDMQLIAEAYDVLKSVGKLTNVELQEVFSKWNKGELLSFLIEITADIFGVKDDKGEGYLVDKVLDKTGMKGTGKWTVQQAAELSVAAPTIAASLDSRFLSGLKEERVQAAKVFKSGGFNEILGGDRPVDKAKLIEDVRQALYASKICSYAQGMNLIRAKSKEKGWDLTLGELARIWKGGCIIRAIFLDRIKKAYDRNPELSNLLMDPEFAKEIMDRQSAWRRVVCLAINYGISTPGMSASLAYFDTYRRERVPANLVQAQRDYFGAHTYERIDMPGSFHTEWFKTAKQSKM is encoded by the coding sequence ATGGCTCTCACAAGAATCGGCTTGGCCGGTCTTGCCGTCATGGGCCAAAACCTAGCATTGAACATTGCTGAGAAGGGCTTTCCCATCTCCGTGTACAACCGCACCACATCCAAGGTTGATGAGACTGTAGAGCGCGCCAAGCTCGAAGGTAACCTTCCGGTCTATGGCTTCCACGACCCTGCGTCCTTTGTCAACTCAATCCAGAAGCCGCGCGTCATCATCATGCTCGTCAAAGCTGGTGCACCTGTGGATCAGACCATTGCGACGCTCTCAGCTCACATGGAGAAGGGCGACTGTATAATCGACGGAGGCAACGAGTGGTACGAGAACACAGAGAGGCGGGAGAAAGCCATGGCCAAGCTTGGTCTTCTGTATCTCGGGATGGGAGTTTCCGGGGGAGAGGAGGGCGCTCGACACGGACCTTCTTTAATGCCCGGTGGGTCATATGATGCCTACAAGAACATAGAAGACATCTTACTCAAAGTGGCGGCCCAGGTGCCCGACAGCGGGCCCTGTGTCACATACATAGGTAAAGGAGGTTCGGGCAATTTTGTAAAAATGATCCATAATGGTATCGAGTACGGGGACATGCAGCTTATTGCAGAAGCTTACGATGTGCTTAAATCAGTAGGAAAGCTAACTAACGTGGAGTTACAGGAAGTCTTTTCCAAATGGAACAAAGGAGAGCTCCTCAGCTTTCTGATTGAGATCACCGCAGATATATTTGGAGTAAAGGATGATAAGGGCGAGGGTTATCTGGTCGACAAGGTCTTAGATAAAACCGGCATGAAGGGCACCGGAAAGTGGACCGTTCAACAAGCAGCTGAGCTCTCAGTGGCTGCTCCGACAATCGCTGCATCTCTTGATTCAAGGTTCCTTAGCGgattaaaagaagaaagagtTCAAGCCGCCAAAGTGTTCAAATCCGGTGGTTTTAATGAAATTCTGGGCGGTGATCGACCTGTGGATAAGGCAAAGTTGATCGAAGATGTGAGACAAGCCCTTTATGCTTCGAAGATATGTAGCTATGCCCAAGGCATGAATTTGATTAGGGCAAAGAGTAAAGAGAAGGGATGGGATCTCACATTGGGCGAGCTCGCGAGGATTTGGAAGGGAGGGTGCATTATCCGCGCTATCTTTTTGGATCGAATTAAAAAGGCTTATGATCGAAACCCCGAGCTATCGAACCTCTTGATGGACCCGGAGTTCGCGAAGGAGATCATGGACCGCCAATCAGCATGGAGAAGAGTTGTTTGCTTAGCTATTAACTACGGAATAAGTACTCCCGGTATGTCGGCAAGCTTGGCTTACTTTGATACATATAGGAGGGAGAGGGTGCCTGCAAATTTGGTCCAAGCTCAGCGAGATTATTTTGGCGCGCATACTTACGAGAGAATCGACATGCCCGGGTCATTCCACACCGAATGGTTCAAGACTGCGAAGCAGTCCAAAATGTAA